In a genomic window of Methylovirgula sp. 4M-Z18:
- a CDS encoding ABC transporter substrate-binding protein has translation MTKKFALMASAAVVALSAFAGVAKAQSLDALAAEAKKEGSLTVIALPHDWCGYGDVIDGFKKKYGLTVNELNPDAGSGDEVEAIKANKGNKGPQAPDVIDVGLSFGPTAKADGLIQPYKVATWSTIPADQKDADGFWYGDYYGVLSFEVNADLVKNPPKDWADLQKPEYKDSVALAGDPRTANQAVQAVYAAGLSAAGKDDGAAAAGLKFFGDLNKAGNFVPTIGKSASLAKGETPIVVRWDYNALADRDTLKGNPKVEVVVPKSGVVAGVYVQAISAFAPHPNAAKLWMEYLYSDEGQLGWLKGYCHPVRFNDLVNAKKVPADLLSALPPAENYAKATFPTLDQQNAGKKAITEGWDKAVGANVK, from the coding sequence ATGACGAAGAAGTTTGCGTTGATGGCATCGGCTGCCGTGGTGGCGCTGAGTGCCTTTGCTGGTGTCGCCAAGGCGCAATCGCTGGATGCTCTCGCCGCCGAAGCCAAGAAGGAAGGCAGTCTCACGGTGATCGCGCTGCCGCATGATTGGTGCGGTTATGGCGACGTGATCGACGGCTTCAAGAAGAAATACGGCCTGACCGTCAACGAGCTCAACCCCGACGCAGGTTCGGGCGACGAAGTCGAAGCCATCAAGGCCAACAAAGGCAACAAGGGCCCGCAGGCCCCCGACGTGATCGACGTCGGTCTGTCGTTCGGCCCGACCGCCAAGGCCGACGGCCTGATCCAGCCCTATAAGGTTGCAACCTGGTCCACGATCCCCGCAGACCAGAAGGATGCGGATGGTTTCTGGTACGGCGATTATTACGGCGTTCTGTCCTTCGAAGTGAATGCGGATCTCGTCAAGAACCCGCCGAAGGATTGGGCCGATCTGCAAAAGCCGGAATATAAGGATTCGGTCGCACTCGCCGGTGATCCGCGCACCGCCAACCAGGCTGTGCAAGCCGTTTACGCCGCTGGCCTCTCGGCCGCCGGCAAGGACGACGGGGCAGCTGCCGCGGGCCTTAAGTTCTTTGGCGATCTGAACAAGGCGGGTAACTTCGTGCCGACGATTGGCAAGTCCGCCTCGCTGGCGAAGGGCGAAACGCCGATCGTCGTCCGCTGGGACTATAACGCGCTTGCCGATCGCGACACGCTGAAGGGCAATCCGAAGGTGGAAGTCGTCGTGCCGAAGAGCGGCGTCGTCGCGGGCGTCTATGTCCAGGCCATCAGCGCCTTTGCACCGCACCCGAACGCCGCCAAGCTCTGGATGGAATATCTCTATTCCGACGAAGGCCAGCTTGGTTGGCTGAAGGGCTATTGCCACCCGGTCCGCTTCAACGATCTGGTGAACGCGAAGAAGGTTCCGGCGGATCTGCTCTCCGCACTTCCCCCGGCAGAAAATTATGCCAAGGCGACTTTCCCGACGCTGGATCAGCAGAACGCCGGCAAGAAGGCCATTACCGAAGGTTGGGATAAGGCCGTTGGCGCGAATGTGAAGTAA
- a CDS encoding carbohydrate ABC transporter permease, translating into MQKRAIFQAKWLGIAFIVPQLLLIFTFFYWPAGQAIFWAFTRQQPWGGGNEWAGLANFIDVLSDPLYWSSVVLSLAFAFLATGLSIGSALILALLVDRELSGNRFYRTIFVWPYAIAAPALGLAFRFIFAADAGPLSFFNHVWPGFWDPRINGTEALACVIFAFAWKYVGYNFIFVLSALQGVPRALIEAAAMDGAKFLRRARDIQIPLLTPTLFFLLVLNITDSFHDSFGIIDIMTGGGPYRSTNLMVYKIYFDGFKGLDYSGAAAQSIVLMTLVMVLTVFQFRFLERRVHYK; encoded by the coding sequence ATGCAAAAGCGCGCAATCTTCCAGGCCAAATGGCTCGGCATCGCCTTCATTGTCCCTCAGCTTCTGCTGATCTTCACCTTCTTCTATTGGCCGGCCGGCCAGGCGATCTTCTGGGCCTTCACCCGCCAGCAACCCTGGGGCGGCGGCAACGAATGGGCCGGCCTCGCCAATTTCATCGATGTCCTATCAGATCCCCTTTACTGGTCGTCCGTCGTCCTCAGCCTGGCCTTTGCCTTCCTGGCGACGGGATTGTCGATCGGCTCGGCGCTCATCCTGGCTTTGCTGGTCGATCGCGAACTGAGCGGCAATCGCTTCTACCGCACGATTTTCGTCTGGCCCTATGCCATCGCGGCACCGGCACTCGGCCTCGCCTTCCGCTTCATCTTCGCGGCCGACGCCGGCCCGCTGTCCTTTTTCAATCATGTCTGGCCCGGCTTCTGGGACCCGCGGATCAACGGCACCGAGGCTTTGGCCTGCGTCATCTTCGCCTTCGCCTGGAAATATGTCGGCTATAATTTCATCTTCGTCCTGTCCGCGCTGCAGGGCGTTCCGCGCGCTCTGATCGAGGCGGCGGCGATGGACGGCGCCAAATTCCTGCGCCGGGCGCGCGACATTCAGATTCCGCTGCTGACGCCGACGCTGTTCTTTCTGCTCGTTCTCAACATCACCGACAGTTTCCACGACAGCTTCGGTATCATCGACATCATGACCGGCGGCGGTCCGTACCGCTCCACCAATCTGATGGTCTACAAGATCTATTTCGACGGCTTCAAAGGCTTGGATTATTCCGGCGCCGCGGCGCAAAGCATCGTGCTCATGACGCTTGTCATGGTGCTCACCGTCTTCCAGTTCCGCTTTCTCGAGCGGCGCGTGCATTACAAATAA
- a CDS encoding GNAT family N-acetyltransferase, with protein sequence MQIREAEERDLPAMLALYNDAILNSLAIWQYDPVDLDNRRTWLHDKRARNFPLLIAEDAQGFAGYATYGDFRPFAGYHRTVENSVYIMPERRGAGVGRALMNALLDIARERGVHMMVAAIALPNDGSVALHKAMGFDKVGLMPQVGYKKNQFLDLLLMQRQV encoded by the coding sequence ATGCAGATTCGCGAGGCGGAAGAGCGCGATCTTCCCGCCATGCTTGCCCTCTACAACGACGCTATCCTGAATAGTCTCGCGATCTGGCAATACGATCCGGTGGATCTCGACAACCGGCGCACCTGGCTGCACGACAAGCGGGCGCGCAACTTTCCGCTCCTGATCGCCGAAGATGCGCAGGGTTTTGCCGGTTACGCCACCTATGGCGATTTCCGTCCCTTTGCCGGCTATCACCGCACGGTCGAAAATTCGGTCTACATCATGCCCGAGCGGCGCGGCGCGGGCGTCGGTCGGGCCTTGATGAACGCGCTCCTCGATATCGCGCGGGAGCGCGGCGTGCATATGATGGTCGCGGCGATCGCCCTGCCGAACGATGGCTCGGTCGCCCTGCACAAGGCAATGGGCTTCGACAAGGTTGGCCTGATGCCCCAGGTCGGCTACAAGAAGAACCAATTTCTGGATCTCCTGCTGATGCAGCGGCAGGTATGA
- a CDS encoding sn-glycerol-3-phosphate import ATP-binding protein UgpC has translation MTEISLRQVRKSYGKIETIHGVEFDIHDGEFIVMLGPSGCGKSTLLRMIAGLEEITSGEISIGGHVVNKLEPNERGCAMVFQNYALYPHMSVAENIGYSLKIAGVPKAERQQRIDKIAATLGLKDYLTRRPAELSGGQRQRVAMGRAMIREPKVFLFDEPLSNLDARLRVQMRAELRRMHQRLRTTSIFVTHDQIEAMTLADRLVVLNQGHVEQIGTPAEVYNKPATRFVASFIGSPPMSLIDGKIDGGNIFVQRDGGARLALTPNRADMAGRPVTLGVRPEAASLATNGAAGTVAARVDFVEELGAGRIVQADLNGTPFAIALNDERRINSGDTVHIDVPPDAIHLYDLATGSRL, from the coding sequence ATGACCGAAATCAGCCTGCGCCAGGTGCGCAAAAGCTACGGCAAGATCGAGACCATTCACGGCGTCGAGTTCGACATCCACGATGGTGAATTCATCGTCATGCTCGGGCCCTCCGGCTGCGGCAAGTCCACCTTGCTGCGCATGATTGCCGGGCTCGAGGAGATCACCTCCGGCGAAATCTCCATCGGCGGCCATGTCGTCAACAAGCTGGAGCCGAACGAGCGCGGCTGCGCCATGGTGTTTCAAAACTATGCGCTCTACCCGCATATGTCGGTTGCCGAAAACATCGGCTACAGCCTGAAGATCGCCGGCGTGCCGAAGGCCGAGCGGCAGCAGCGGATCGACAAGATCGCCGCGACCTTGGGTCTGAAGGACTATCTCACTCGCCGCCCAGCGGAATTGTCGGGCGGCCAGCGCCAGCGTGTCGCGATGGGCCGGGCGATGATCCGCGAACCCAAGGTCTTTTTGTTCGACGAGCCTCTGTCCAATCTCGACGCGCGCCTGCGCGTGCAAATGCGCGCCGAATTGCGGCGGATGCACCAGCGCCTGCGGACGACGTCGATTTTCGTCACCCATGATCAGATCGAGGCCATGACGCTCGCCGACCGCCTGGTCGTGCTCAACCAGGGCCATGTCGAACAGATCGGCACGCCGGCCGAAGTCTACAACAAGCCGGCCACCCGTTTCGTCGCGAGCTTCATCGGCTCGCCGCCGATGAGCCTCATCGACGGCAAGATCGACGGCGGCAACATCTTCGTCCAAAGGGACGGCGGCGCGCGTCTTGCCCTGACGCCGAACCGGGCCGATATGGCGGGCCGTCCGGTGACGCTGGGCGTGCGCCCGGAAGCGGCAAGCCTCGCAACGAACGGCGCAGCCGGAACGGTGGCCGCCCGGGTCGATTTCGTCGAGGAATTGGGAGCCGGCCGCATCGTGCAGGCCGATCTCAACGGCACGCCCTTCGCCATCGCCCTCAACGATGAGCGCCGTATCAATTCAGGCGATACGGTCCATATCGACGTGCCGCCGGACGCGATCCATCTTTACGATTTGGCGACCGGGTCGAGACTGTAA
- a CDS encoding enoyl-CoA hydratase yields MSYETILVETHDRVGLIRLNRPQALNALNAALITELNAALTAFEADAGIGCIVLTGSEKAFAAGADIKEMQSKTYMDAYLEDFISSWEQLSRARKPVIAAVAGFALGGGCELAMMCDFIIAADTAKFGQPEIKLGVIPGAGGTQRLTRIVGKSKAMDLCLTGRMMDAQEAERSGLVARVVPAAQLLEEALKAAATIAALSLPAVMIAKESVNRAYETTLAEGVRFERRVFHSLLGTEGQKEGMAAFVEKRPAQFKHG; encoded by the coding sequence ATGAGTTACGAGACGATCCTGGTTGAAACCCATGACCGGGTCGGGCTGATCCGCCTCAACCGCCCGCAGGCGCTCAACGCCTTGAATGCCGCGCTGATCACCGAATTGAATGCTGCGCTGACCGCCTTCGAGGCGGATGCGGGCATCGGCTGTATCGTCCTGACCGGATCGGAAAAGGCTTTCGCGGCCGGTGCCGACATCAAGGAGATGCAGTCCAAAACCTATATGGACGCCTATCTCGAAGATTTCATTTCGAGCTGGGAGCAGCTTTCCCGCGCCCGCAAGCCGGTGATCGCGGCGGTGGCGGGCTTTGCGCTGGGCGGCGGCTGCGAACTCGCGATGATGTGCGATTTCATCATTGCCGCCGACACGGCCAAATTCGGCCAGCCTGAGATCAAGCTTGGCGTCATTCCCGGCGCGGGCGGCACGCAGCGCCTGACCCGGATCGTCGGCAAGTCGAAAGCGATGGATCTGTGCTTGACCGGCCGAATGATGGACGCGCAGGAAGCCGAACGCTCTGGCCTTGTCGCCCGCGTCGTGCCGGCCGCGCAATTGCTTGAAGAGGCCTTGAAAGCAGCCGCCACGATCGCCGCCTTGTCGCTGCCCGCCGTCATGATCGCCAAGGAGAGCGTCAACCGGGCCTATGAGACGACCCTGGCCGAAGGCGTCCGCTTCGAACGCCGCGTGTTCCACTCGCTGTTGGGGACGGAAGGCCAGAAGGAAGGCATGGCGGCCTTCGTTGAGAAGCGCCCGGCACAGTTCAAGCACGGGTAG
- a CDS encoding extracellular solute-binding protein, with protein MTTFRNIPFARLAATAAIGALMLAGATAPALADKTKIDFWFGNQGDIAQRVQDVCKHFNESQSDYEVVCTSQQGYANALQNTIAAFRAGKQPTVVQIFDIGTLDLMLSGAYYPVNKLMADNGYKIDWNDYLGGVRSYYATSKGDMLSMPFNSSTALLYWNQDAFKKIGKDAAPKTWEEAADDMKALKAAGYDCPMGIDVSHDEVWQLMEQFSATENQPVASLNNGYDGLGAELVFNKTSFVKFVTDLKKWYDDGLVKLKSAQAGEDYVAAFADGHCQMTLTSVGDHGQISRTASPDMHWSVAEYPIYAGAERKNSLVGGASLWVLQGKSPAEYKAAAAFLNFIAQPEQALWWSSNTGYIPVTKTGYDFMVKNGFYDKAPYKGREAAIQSLTASDPTPITRGLRLGGMPQIRQEVGNALQAIFANQTSVQQGLDDAVARGNTVLRRFELTYKGKQLP; from the coding sequence ATGACGACCTTCCGAAACATTCCATTCGCGCGCCTGGCGGCGACTGCGGCGATCGGCGCGCTGATGCTCGCCGGAGCCACCGCGCCGGCCTTGGCCGATAAGACCAAGATCGACTTCTGGTTCGGCAACCAGGGCGACATCGCCCAGCGCGTCCAGGACGTCTGCAAGCATTTCAACGAGTCGCAAAGCGATTACGAGGTGGTCTGCACGAGCCAGCAAGGCTACGCCAACGCGCTGCAGAACACGATCGCGGCCTTCCGGGCCGGCAAACAGCCGACCGTGGTGCAGATCTTCGACATCGGCACCCTCGACCTGATGCTGTCGGGCGCCTATTACCCCGTCAACAAGCTGATGGCAGACAACGGCTACAAGATCGACTGGAACGATTATCTCGGCGGCGTGCGCTCCTATTACGCCACCTCGAAGGGCGACATGCTGTCGATGCCGTTCAATTCCTCGACCGCGCTCCTCTACTGGAACCAGGACGCTTTCAAGAAAATCGGCAAGGACGCCGCACCCAAGACCTGGGAAGAGGCCGCCGACGACATGAAGGCCTTGAAGGCGGCGGGATATGATTGCCCGATGGGCATCGACGTCAGCCACGACGAAGTCTGGCAGCTGATGGAGCAGTTTTCCGCGACCGAGAACCAGCCCGTCGCAAGCCTCAACAACGGCTATGACGGATTGGGCGCCGAGCTCGTCTTCAACAAGACGTCCTTCGTCAAATTCGTGACCGATCTCAAGAAATGGTACGATGACGGCCTGGTCAAATTGAAATCAGCGCAAGCTGGCGAAGATTATGTCGCAGCCTTTGCCGACGGCCATTGCCAGATGACCCTGACTTCGGTCGGCGATCATGGCCAGATTTCGCGCACCGCCTCGCCGGACATGCATTGGTCCGTGGCGGAATATCCGATCTATGCCGGCGCCGAGCGCAAGAACTCGCTGGTCGGCGGCGCGTCGCTGTGGGTGCTGCAGGGCAAATCGCCGGCCGAATACAAAGCCGCCGCCGCTTTCCTCAACTTCATCGCCCAACCCGAACAGGCGCTTTGGTGGTCGAGCAACACCGGCTACATCCCCGTGACCAAGACCGGCTACGACTTCATGGTCAAGAACGGCTTTTACGACAAGGCGCCCTACAAGGGCCGCGAAGCCGCCATCCAAAGCCTGACCGCGTCCGACCCGACGCCGATTACCCGCGGTTTGCGTCTCGGCGGCATGCCGCAGATCCGGCAGGAAGTGGGCAATGCGCTGCAGGCCATCTTCGCCAATCAAACTTCGGTCCAGCAAGGTCTCGACGATGCGGTCGCCCGCGGCAACACCGTGCTGCGCCGTTTCGAGCTGACCTATAAGGGCAAGCAGCTCCCGTAA
- a CDS encoding ABC transporter permease translates to MTSVTAPAVRTGGSARSKRLLSWLGVVPFFLFALLFLILPTINLFVGAFQSADGHFSLDNIVALFAQETIRDSYIISLKVSAYSSILGALVGFFLAYAVIGGGLPAWLRPTLMTFSGVASNFAGLPLAFAFISTLGRIGLVTIILASFGDRIGIDLNIYHAGFKLLSLWGLTLTYMYFQIPLMVLVITPALDGMKKEWREASANLGASNLQYWLYVAIPVLWPSVLGSTLLLFANAFGAIATAYALTGSSLNIVPIQLYAEIQGDVLHNPNLGYAMAFGMVVITGISNVIYLILRAYGERWVK, encoded by the coding sequence ATGACGAGTGTAACCGCTCCGGCCGTGCGCACAGGGGGATCTGCCAGGTCCAAGCGCCTTCTATCCTGGCTTGGCGTCGTGCCGTTCTTTCTTTTTGCGCTCTTGTTTCTCATCCTGCCGACCATCAACCTGTTCGTCGGCGCCTTCCAATCGGCGGACGGGCATTTCTCGCTCGACAATATCGTCGCTCTCTTCGCCCAAGAAACCATCCGCGATTCCTATATTATCAGTCTGAAAGTCAGCGCCTATTCCTCTATTTTGGGCGCGCTCGTCGGCTTCTTTCTCGCCTATGCGGTGATCGGCGGCGGCCTTCCCGCTTGGCTGCGCCCCACGCTGATGACCTTCTCTGGCGTTGCCTCCAATTTCGCCGGCTTGCCGCTCGCGTTTGCGTTCATCTCCACCTTGGGCCGCATCGGTCTCGTCACGATTATCCTCGCGTCATTCGGCGACAGAATCGGCATCGATCTCAACATTTATCATGCCGGCTTCAAACTCCTGAGCCTTTGGGGTCTGACCCTGACTTACATGTACTTTCAAATCCCTCTCATGGTGCTGGTGATCACGCCCGCCCTTGACGGCATGAAAAAAGAGTGGCGCGAGGCTTCTGCCAATCTGGGCGCGAGCAATTTGCAATATTGGCTCTATGTCGCGATTCCCGTGCTGTGGCCAAGCGTTTTGGGCTCGACGCTTCTGCTGTTCGCCAATGCGTTCGGCGCCATCGCGACGGCCTATGCGCTGACCGGCTCCTCGCTCAATATCGTTCCCATCCAGCTTTACGCGGAAATCCAAGGTGACGTGTTGCACAATCCCAATCTGGGCTATGCCATGGCCTTCGGCATGGTCGTGATCACCGGCATCTCGAATGTCATCTATCTGATCTTGCGCGCCTATGGCGAGAGGTGGGTGAAATGA
- a CDS encoding ABC transporter ATP-binding protein: MSFLNIQNVKKSYGAVQVVKDFSLAIEKGEFISFLGPSGCGKTTVLRMVAGFETATSGNITVDGKDLTNLPASKRNVGMVFQAYALFPNLTVAGNVGFGLKIAGRSSSEIAARVKEMLEIIKLPHLADRYPYQLSGGQQQRVALARALAARPQVLLLDEPLSALDAKIRVSLREEIRNLQRQLGITTIFVTHDQEEALSISDRIVVMSEGIAQQIGTPQEIYNSPATPFVASFVGTLNVLQADVVNAASGELRAEGQRIITSRALPSSGNVKIALRPEAIRLGAQDGENVIAAVVEDVNFLGPVMRVKAKTGGAQVHFDLFNQPGVHPPQAGQDVQLRFRHEDVLVV, encoded by the coding sequence ATGAGCTTCCTCAACATTCAAAACGTGAAGAAATCCTATGGCGCGGTCCAAGTCGTTAAGGATTTTTCCCTCGCGATCGAAAAGGGCGAATTCATCTCTTTTCTTGGGCCATCGGGTTGCGGCAAGACCACCGTATTGCGCATGGTCGCCGGGTTCGAGACGGCAACTTCTGGCAATATCACCGTTGACGGCAAGGACCTGACCAATCTGCCGGCGTCCAAGCGTAATGTCGGCATGGTGTTTCAGGCTTATGCGCTCTTCCCCAATTTGACCGTGGCGGGCAACGTCGGCTTCGGCCTCAAGATCGCCGGACGCTCGTCGAGCGAGATCGCGGCGCGCGTGAAGGAAATGCTCGAGATCATCAAGCTGCCGCATCTCGCCGACCGCTATCCTTATCAATTGTCGGGCGGTCAGCAGCAGCGCGTGGCGCTGGCGCGCGCCCTTGCCGCCCGTCCGCAGGTCCTGCTGCTGGACGAGCCGCTTTCAGCGCTCGACGCGAAAATCCGCGTCTCCTTGCGCGAGGAAATCCGTAACCTGCAGCGCCAGCTCGGCATCACGACGATTTTCGTGACGCACGATCAGGAAGAGGCGCTTTCGATCTCCGACCGGATCGTCGTGATGAGCGAAGGCATCGCGCAGCAGATCGGCACGCCGCAGGAGATCTACAACAGCCCGGCGACGCCCTTCGTTGCTTCCTTCGTCGGCACGCTCAACGTACTGCAGGCCGATGTGGTGAATGCCGCGAGCGGCGAATTGCGCGCCGAGGGGCAAAGGATCATCACCAGCCGCGCTCTGCCGAGCTCAGGCAATGTGAAGATCGCCCTGCGCCCCGAGGCCATCCGCCTCGGCGCCCAGGACGGCGAGAACGTCATCGCGGCGGTGGTGGAGGACGTGAATTTCCTCGGACCGGTGATGCGGGTGAAAGCCAAGACGGGCGGCGCCCAAGTCCATTTCGATCTTTTCAACCAACCGGGCGTGCATCCGCCGCAGGCCGGTCAAGATGTGCAACTACGCTTCCGGCACGAGGATGTGCTGGTCGTATAG
- a CDS encoding lytic murein transglycosylase, which yields MSLVIGRFTPQGKTPSAQDFSTPLKPIRSTSCAASMAQILRMIVLAALFVAGLLYLFHAGYAHAKGPPPDAGFAKFLQELWPDAKTQGVSRETFDDAFAGVTPDPSVIAITRKQAEFARPIWQYLGGAVTETRVHKGQEISAQWKSTLDKVEQRYGVDQNVVLGVWGMETNFGGAADTHYVIRSLASLAYVRYRGDFFRYELLIALKILQSGQLTKEEMRGSWAGAMGQPQFMPSTFIQYAVDFDGSGSKDIWSNVPDSLASMANYLKAHGWIAGEPWGFEVTLPQGFDASAFDESRYVPVGEFATKGVTQIDGAPLPAHGNYALMFPASSHGPAYLITRNFKVIKSYNNSLSYTLAVAILADRIAGKPGVQGAWPVHQPQLNEAQCFQMQRQLVRLGYNVGNVDGRVGDLMREAIRDFQRKRGLVADGYPTVALLDAMQKAR from the coding sequence ATGAGCCTCGTCATCGGCAGATTCACGCCGCAGGGCAAGACACCCTCCGCGCAGGATTTTTCAACACCGCTTAAACCCATTCGCTCGACAAGCTGCGCCGCCTCGATGGCGCAGATTCTGCGCATGATCGTGCTCGCGGCCCTGTTCGTCGCGGGCCTGCTCTATCTCTTTCACGCGGGCTACGCCCACGCCAAGGGCCCGCCGCCCGACGCAGGGTTCGCCAAGTTCCTGCAGGAGCTGTGGCCCGATGCGAAAACCCAAGGGGTTTCGCGCGAGACGTTCGACGACGCTTTCGCCGGCGTGACGCCGGACCCGTCGGTCATTGCGATCACCCGCAAGCAGGCAGAATTCGCCCGGCCGATCTGGCAATATCTTGGCGGTGCCGTCACCGAGACGCGCGTGCACAAAGGCCAGGAGATTTCCGCGCAATGGAAATCGACGCTCGACAAGGTCGAGCAGCGATATGGCGTCGACCAGAACGTCGTGCTCGGCGTGTGGGGGATGGAGACGAATTTCGGCGGTGCAGCAGACACCCACTATGTAATCCGCTCGCTCGCGAGCCTCGCTTATGTGCGTTACCGCGGCGACTTTTTCCGTTACGAATTGCTCATTGCTTTGAAAATTTTGCAGAGCGGCCAATTGACTAAGGAAGAGATGCGCGGCTCCTGGGCTGGCGCCATGGGCCAGCCCCAATTCATGCCCTCGACCTTCATCCAATACGCGGTCGATTTCGATGGCAGCGGCAGCAAGGACATCTGGTCGAACGTACCGGATTCCCTCGCCTCCATGGCCAATTATCTCAAGGCGCACGGCTGGATCGCCGGCGAGCCTTGGGGCTTTGAAGTTACACTGCCGCAGGGCTTCGACGCCTCGGCCTTCGATGAATCGCGTTACGTGCCGGTCGGCGAGTTTGCCACCAAGGGCGTAACGCAGATCGATGGGGCGCCGCTGCCGGCACATGGCAATTACGCGCTGATGTTTCCGGCCAGCAGCCATGGCCCGGCCTATCTCATCACCCGCAATTTCAAGGTGATCAAGAGCTACAACAATTCGCTGTCCTATACGCTCGCCGTCGCAATCCTCGCCGACCGGATTGCCGGCAAACCGGGCGTGCAAGGCGCCTGGCCGGTGCATCAGCCGCAATTGAACGAAGCGCAATGCTTCCAGATGCAGCGGCAATTGGTGCGGCTCGGCTACAATGTCGGCAATGTCGACGGCCGCGTCGGCGACCTGATGCGCGAAGCTATCCGCGATTTTCAGCGCAAGCGCGGATTGGTGGCCGACGGCTACCCGACCGTGGCGCTGCTCGACGCGATGCAAAAGGCGCGGTGA
- a CDS encoding ABC transporter permease, which yields MKHSKLGHWIAVIVGILYFMLPLIATFEFSLRLRRDEYSFDAYRNVLVDPRFQSSFVFSIGLAIATIIVGILLVVPTAYWTQLRLPKARPFIEFVTLLPLVIPAIVIVFGYIRLYNSESWLPFTGSDIGTKILLVFAYVTLALPYMYRSVDTGLRAIDVRTLTEAGESLGANTFVILFRVILPNISSALLSGAFLTFAIVIGEFTFASLLNQPAFGPYLQNVGANKAYEPSALAIIAFAITWACMGLIQVIGRNAPGIKK from the coding sequence ATGAAACACTCAAAGCTTGGCCATTGGATCGCCGTTATCGTTGGCATCCTCTATTTTATGTTGCCGCTGATCGCGACATTCGAATTTTCGCTGCGCTTGCGCCGCGATGAATATAGTTTCGATGCTTATCGTAACGTGCTTGTCGATCCGCGCTTTCAATCGTCGTTCGTCTTCTCGATTGGTTTGGCGATTGCGACGATCATTGTCGGCATTTTGCTCGTCGTACCGACCGCTTATTGGACGCAATTGCGTTTGCCGAAAGCGCGGCCGTTCATCGAATTCGTGACCCTGCTGCCACTCGTCATTCCGGCCATCGTCATCGTCTTCGGCTATATCCGGCTTTATAATAGCGAAAGTTGGCTGCCGTTTACGGGGTCTGATATCGGAACGAAGATCTTGCTGGTCTTTGCTTACGTCACCCTGGCGCTCCCATACATGTATCGCTCGGTGGATACCGGGCTTCGCGCGATTGATGTCCGTACGTTGACGGAGGCGGGCGAGAGTCTTGGCGCCAACACATTCGTGATTTTGTTTCGCGTCATTCTGCCAAATATCTCCTCGGCCTTGCTGAGCGGCGCATTTTTGACCTTCGCGATCGTGATTGGCGAATTCACCTTTGCCAGCTTGCTCAATCAACCGGCGTTTGGCCCCTATCTTCAGAATGTCGGCGCCAATAAAGCCTATGAGCCTTCCGCTTTGGCGATCATCGCCTTCGCCATCACCTGGGCCTGTATGGGCCTCATCCAAGTGATCGGGCGTAATGCACCCGGCATCAAGAAATAG
- a CDS encoding ABC transporter permease subunit, protein MVERTPILNIVTQILLALGLLITLAPFVLAGIAATQDLATVNEVPMPLWPGHELMTNLKAAWERADFGTKLPNSLIFAFGVGFGKVMISMISAYSIVYFNYRGRTVIFWLIFVTLMLPLEVRIVPSYAVAANALSPYQTILDITGISWLVATVSGLRIDLQWNMLNSHMGLILPLIATATGTFLYRQFFLTLPEELVEAAKMDGAGALRFFWDILLPLSRTNIVALFTIMFVWSWNEYLWPLLVTPDNNSRVAVTGLLELVPGKNGIPEWNIAMAGTLIVMLPPLLLVVFMQRWFVRGLIATEK, encoded by the coding sequence ATGGTCGAACGCACTCCCATCCTCAACATCGTCACGCAAATCCTGCTGGCGCTTGGTCTCCTCATCACGCTCGCGCCCTTCGTGCTCGCCGGCATCGCCGCGACGCAGGACCTTGCCACCGTCAATGAGGTGCCTATGCCGCTCTGGCCGGGGCACGAGCTCATGACCAATCTGAAGGCCGCCTGGGAGCGTGCGGATTTCGGCACCAAGCTGCCGAATAGCCTGATTTTCGCCTTCGGCGTTGGGTTCGGCAAAGTGATGATCTCAATGATCTCCGCCTATTCCATCGTGTACTTCAACTATCGCGGCCGCACGGTCATCTTCTGGCTGATCTTCGTGACCCTCATGCTGCCGCTCGAAGTGCGCATCGTGCCAAGCTATGCGGTCGCCGCCAATGCGCTGTCGCCTTATCAAACGATCCTCGACATCACCGGCATTTCCTGGCTCGTCGCGACCGTCTCGGGCCTGCGCATCGACCTGCAGTGGAACATGCTCAACTCCCACATGGGCCTCATCCTGCCGCTGATCGCGACGGCGACCGGCACGTTTCTGTATCGGCAATTCTTCCTCACCTTACCCGAGGAATTGGTCGAAGCCGCAAAAATGGACGGCGCCGGCGCGCTGCGCTTCTTCTGGGATATTCTCTTGCCGCTGTCGCGCACCAATATCGTGGCGCTGTTCACGATCATGTTCGTGTGGTCCTGGAACGAATATCTCTGGCCGCTGCTGGTGACGCCGGACAACAATTCGCGCGTCGCCGTCACAGGCCTGCTCGAACTGGTTCCCGGCAAGAACGGCATTCCGGAATGGAACATCGCCATGGCCGGCACGCTGATCGTGATGCTGCCGCCGCTTCTTTTGGTCGTCTTCATGCAACGCTGGTTCGTGCGCGGCCTGATCGCAACGGAAAAATAA